One genomic window of Ziziphus jujuba cultivar Dongzao chromosome 4, ASM3175591v1 includes the following:
- the LOC107416116 gene encoding tobamovirus multiplication protein 3 isoform X1 has protein sequence MVLEATARNQDCLPPDLFVFNTILAFFNGFLAVVAFSQLVRMHMRNREEGWTRQKVLHFMVGSSNLGYLIYFISALIATCQKWVCWSNVCGFILMAYPKILFLAAFLLFLSFWVDLCHQANDDEDDDTDNSIQQALLENSKNKPDLLNTDVHWSCCSFESLHVGIHQKFVIVVVILICALMITFGLVVWIGAGKNPIDSSLVAQVYEDFLAIAVILLGGALGCYGLMLILKLRKVRSEQASSEMWKVAGLAVTSVICFTPSALVALFTDIPLYYHWHLKKIYGVNSLVFLILYYFIGSLVPSAFVLWIMRELPPPISNQPKQARVITFVSHGTAETSPRQLWASATSSKNEALRSSPI, from the exons atggtGTTGGAAGCAACAGCGAGGAATCAGGATTGTCTCCCACCAGACTTGTTCGTCTTCAATACAATTCTGGCTTTCTTTAATGGTTTTCTTGCTGTAGTTGCATTTTCTCAG CTTGTCAGGATGCACATGCGGAATCGAGAAGAAGGATGGACACGCCAAAAA GTACTTCATTTTATGGTCGGCAGTTCCAACTTGG GTTacttgatatattttatatctgCCCTTATTGCAACTTGTCAGAAGTGGGTTTGCTGGTCTAATGTGTGTGGGTTTATCCTTATGG CCTACCCCAAAATTCTGTTTCTTGCAGCATTTCTTCTGTTCCTATCTTTCTG GGTCGACCTCTGCCATCAGGCAaatgatgatgaggatgatgacaCTGACAATAGCATTCAACAAGCATTGCTGGAAAATTCTAAGAATAAACCTGATTTGTTAAATACAGATGTGCATTGGAGTTGTTGCTCATTTGAAAGCCTTCATGTTGGGATCCACCAAAAATTTGTGATTGTG GTTGTCATTCTCATCTGTGCCTTGATGATAACATTCGGTCTGGTAGTCTGGATTGGTGCAGGGAAGAATCCAATTGATTCTTCACTAGTTGCTCAG GTATATGAAGACTTTCTTGCCATAGCTGTTATTTTACTTGGAGGAGCATTGGGTTGCTATG gtttaatgttaattttaaaattgagaaaAGTACGATCTGAGCAAGCTTCATCAGAGATGTGGAAG GTTGCTGGTTTAGCAGTTACATCTGTAATATGCTTTACGCCAAGTGCTTTAGTAGCCCTTTTTACAGATATTCCA CTTTATTATCATTGGCATCTGAAGAAAATCTATGGAGTGAACTCACTGGTTTTTCTGATTTTGTACTATTTTATAG GCTCTTTGGTGCCCTCGGCTTTTGTGTTATGGATCATGAGAGAGTTGCCACCGCCAATCAGTAATCAACCGAAACAAGCAAGAGTAATAACATTTGTCAGCCATGGCACAGCTGAGACCAGTCCTCGTCAGCTATGGGCTTCTGCAACAAGTTCAAAGAATGAG GCGCTGCGATCAAGTCCAATATGA
- the LOC107416116 gene encoding uncharacterized protein LOC107416116 isoform X2 — protein sequence MLVRMHMRNREEGWTRQKVLHFMVGSSNLGYLIYFISALIATCQKWVCWSNVCGFILMAYPKILFLAAFLLFLSFWVDLCHQANDDEDDDTDNSIQQALLENSKNKPDLLNTDVHWSCCSFESLHVGIHQKFVIVVVILICALMITFGLVVWIGAGKNPIDSSLVAQVYEDFLAIAVILLGGALGCYGLMLILKLRKVRSEQASSEMWKVAGLAVTSVICFTPSALVALFTDIPLYYHWHLKKIYGVNSLVFLILYYFIGSLVPSAFVLWIMRELPPPISNQPKQARVITFVSHGTAETSPRQLWASATSSKNEALRSSPI from the exons ATG CTTGTCAGGATGCACATGCGGAATCGAGAAGAAGGATGGACACGCCAAAAA GTACTTCATTTTATGGTCGGCAGTTCCAACTTGG GTTacttgatatattttatatctgCCCTTATTGCAACTTGTCAGAAGTGGGTTTGCTGGTCTAATGTGTGTGGGTTTATCCTTATGG CCTACCCCAAAATTCTGTTTCTTGCAGCATTTCTTCTGTTCCTATCTTTCTG GGTCGACCTCTGCCATCAGGCAaatgatgatgaggatgatgacaCTGACAATAGCATTCAACAAGCATTGCTGGAAAATTCTAAGAATAAACCTGATTTGTTAAATACAGATGTGCATTGGAGTTGTTGCTCATTTGAAAGCCTTCATGTTGGGATCCACCAAAAATTTGTGATTGTG GTTGTCATTCTCATCTGTGCCTTGATGATAACATTCGGTCTGGTAGTCTGGATTGGTGCAGGGAAGAATCCAATTGATTCTTCACTAGTTGCTCAG GTATATGAAGACTTTCTTGCCATAGCTGTTATTTTACTTGGAGGAGCATTGGGTTGCTATG gtttaatgttaattttaaaattgagaaaAGTACGATCTGAGCAAGCTTCATCAGAGATGTGGAAG GTTGCTGGTTTAGCAGTTACATCTGTAATATGCTTTACGCCAAGTGCTTTAGTAGCCCTTTTTACAGATATTCCA CTTTATTATCATTGGCATCTGAAGAAAATCTATGGAGTGAACTCACTGGTTTTTCTGATTTTGTACTATTTTATAG GCTCTTTGGTGCCCTCGGCTTTTGTGTTATGGATCATGAGAGAGTTGCCACCGCCAATCAGTAATCAACCGAAACAAGCAAGAGTAATAACATTTGTCAGCCATGGCACAGCTGAGACCAGTCCTCGTCAGCTATGGGCTTCTGCAACAAGTTCAAAGAATGAG GCGCTGCGATCAAGTCCAATATGA
- the LOC107416129 gene encoding uncharacterized protein LOC107416129, with amino-acid sequence MGMKKKPWSLKKVSKELWPWRFSAIFKWKRDDSQLNIIDGVVFKILSVVEAVVLVSTLCFFFLCCGCHF; translated from the coding sequence atggGAATGAAGAAGAAGCCGTGGTCGTTAAAGAAGGTGAGCAAGGAGCTTTGGCCATGGAGATTCTCGGCCATCTTCAAATGGAAACGTGACGATTCTCAGCTGAATATCATAGACGGCGTCGTTTTCAAGATACTTTCTGTAGTAGAAGCCGTCGTTCTTGTCTCCACgctctgcttcttcttcctctgctGTGGCTGTCATTTCTGA